CTGTGAAGAACCCTTCACTTCCCAGGGTGATACTTCCTTTGGCCCAGGACAAGATTCCATGCAACCTGCCATCGCAGATGGCTGGGGCGGCTGAAACTTCCTGCCAGAGAGAAGGAATAGGAGGTCAATGTTGCTTTGTCCTCATGGAACAAGAATAAATCCCAAGAGGTGGTATATTATAGTTGCAGAGGCATCTAAAGGACGGGactcatttgtttttgaaaggtaACAACCCTCTCTTCACGTCCACCTAGATCTCACCTCTCTCGGTTCAAGCTCGAGCCCAAACTgaatggaagaaagaggagaagggacaAATGATTCTACCCAGAGTCTTTCCCATTGTAAAATGAGGGAAGGGGAACTAATGACAAACCCCAAATCtcgggggagagaggagagggactcCAGGCCTTTTGGATGAGTGCCATGTGATTTTCCTCAACCACCTTCAAAGTCCCCTTGCTATCTTTCTGTCTGAAGAAAGTTACCTTAATTCTAGATAAGATGTTTAAAGGTTGTCCCACACACATGATGCGTGCTGCCATTATTTGTCCCACCATGTTCTGGCAGTCATTGAGGGGGAGAGAATATTGGTTTATCCAAGTCAGGATGTCAGGGTCGCTGACTGTggggaaaaggaagacaaataacaTCTAGTCATTCTGCTTATCACACATACTCTTGTAATTGGCCCCTATTTTGAGAAATCCTTCTTAGGGTTTCTCATTCAATATCTGTGTCAAATCAGTAGATTCAGAACATGATGACCCCCTCACATCAGAAATCAGATCTGTAGTTCCCTCTCTACTTGCCTAGTTTAGAAACCGTTCAAAACCCATGAAAAGATTATAAATGACATAAAAGCAGTCAGACACAAAGCCATTGTCCCTAAGAAacctttatttttctggtttacatttttttttacatttaatcataaagggaaaaaactatttttaatgtgtctgaagctgttttttaatgaaatagattGTTTAAAAGTGGATTATTTGTAAGTGTATGAAGTTATGGTGCTCATCTTCCTCATAGTGATTGTTACTCAGCTGTTAACCTTAGGATGCAAGGATTCTGACCACAGTATTAAAGAATTCTAATCTCTGGTAGAGAGTGACAAggaggaaggaaacaacaaaactgatTAGAGATTGCTCAAACTAAGCCTAGTGTCACTTATGGAGCAGAATTTTTCTCATAGTGTATCCAACCTAGTGTCCTAAAACACAAAGTGTCAGGTCAGACAAGAAAGAGGGGAGTTATGttcagttttaagtttttatgggAATTGAATTGAAATGCATAGAATAAGCTAGGTGAAAATAACCAAGTACTTTAAATAATGAATTCCTAACAAATATTTGAAGCCTTGCACCAAAGAGCTTACAGAATTATTTTGTCACTGTGATTCTGACATGAAGAACCTATGTGATAAAAActtcatatgattttattttgttttcaaatgatatgtaataaattatttttcgATTACTTTGAATAAGGCTTGTAAAGTCAAGGATAAAAATTGTAAACTtcaattttcttagaaaaaaatattcatttagatTCCCAGGAATGTTGCttctgaattaaaaatgaaattgccaAATACTGAGAATATCAAAGTTCTcactttttatttgcttttttgtttatttgtttttgtttttgttttgttttacaggaAAGATAGGAGTGTTCTGTGGCTATCAGCCCAGGGTTTAAACTTGATTAATATCATGACATTTGCCTCAGTGAACACAGTTTCATCGAGCTGATCAATCAGTGTCACTTTTTAAAGTCAGCCAATCAGACCGCCTGCAATAAACATGCCTCAAAGTGCCAAGCAGTGAACAACAATCTCACACAACAACCATGCCTCTATAGACATCAACCCCCTTAAGCTTCTTAAAGTCTTGTAATCCCTGTTCAAAAAACTTCTCCCAAACCGCATATAGTCCCAGTACTCTGCTCTGCTCGGGGAGACTTTGTCTGCTCAGCATTGTTCTTCCTCACTGTGATCAGCAATAAATTTAgctttatcatttcatttcagatattgaGTGGTGCCCCCATCATCCTTTGACAATACAGAGAGCCCTATGGGTTACTAGCAGCCACATGAAGTAAAGGCCACCGACAGTTCAACAGATGCGTAAGAAAGCAACTTTCTTCCTCAAGTGCCCGTGGTGAGACATGCTTCTGCAGAGACCAGGTCCCCTCTGCCCATGCCAATGAGAGCTGAGAGGCTGGAGACATGTGTGCCTGAAGCAGAGGCTGTGGCAGTTTTTCCCATTGGTAGGTCGGGCCAGAGAGACACCAACAGTATGTCATAATCAAGTCCCCTGTGCATGCCCTGGTGTCCACTTCTAAGGGGGGACTGTTGGATGAAGCAGCAGGTATAAGAGTTGCCTTCTGTGTATAGGAGCAGCTCCCTCAGCCACCCCCACCTCGCCGGGTCCACCTGAGTGAATCGTATCGATATAGGTGTGGTTGTCTGCGGCGGGGGATGGGGAGTATCTTCTGCCAGCTCCCCacatgttctgtttttgttttcccactgCTGCTTGATGAATTGCTTGCTGGACTGTCAGCAGCCATCAAGAAGACAGTAAGCTACCCTCCCACAAGATGCCTTGATACTGTCTTTAGAGTGAGGACTCCTGGTTCCCCCAACCATTATTTGAATTCAGTTCCCCAGACTCTGGTCTTGAATGTTCTAGAGATACCACAGTTCCTGTGGCTCCACTCATTGGTATCAGATTGGCTGCCCTGTATCAGCCTCTTCGGATTTTATCTCTCGGCAGGATAAAGTCCTGGCAGTAATCACGAGGATCAGGAACATTACCTCATAGCTGCCATTCCCTTCACGTAAATCCCTCCACATTTTCCCCAGCTCCAAAACCTCCTCAGGATGAAGAACAGAGTCGAACACTTACGGTTTTTGTATTCATTCCAAGTCCAGGTTGGGATAAAGCAGGAATCGTTAAATGCTAAGGGTTCCATAGATATGGCTATGGTTCCCACGTGGGAGTTGAGCGCAGCAGCCTTGGACAATTTTATCAGCATCAGGTCATTCTCCAGAGATTGTGCTTTGAATTCAGGGGAGGGCACAATCAGTGAGTAATTCCGTATCtgctctttcttatttttgacgCTGGGTTGATAAACTCCCAGTCGGATTTTAACACTTTGGAAGAAAAAGGGCAAGGAGATAGAGAAGAGCAGGGTCAAAGAATGTCAGAACCACAAAAAATGCCAGAACTGACCCCCCCTCAATCATCTTAATTTTGTCTCTCAGACTTGAAAACTGAAGTGACCTGCTTTGGTTTGTGAAAGAGTACTAATAGTTTACGGGGTTGTAGAGTCTAGAGTCAGTGTGTATATAAAACCTGAGGTGTATCTGCCACCTCGAGTGCACTTGGTACAGTCTagtattgtttattattattattattattattattattattattaagatttGGAAAACATGCATGGGCAGGTGATAGAGATGTGCCCGCACTCCATTGTCCCAAGCAGCTCTTGAGCAAGTGTATTGAACCCTTCACTTCTGGATATTCTTAggtctctcccagcccctctaTAGCCCCCATGTCATTATATTTATGATGTGCTCCCTACTTTTCTCACTGATTCCCAAGACTCTTAATCTATCAGGATGCCCACTtataattttccattatattcCCTGGACACATTCCAACATACGCGCTTCTACACCAGGAGTCCAATCATGCTACGGATACAAGAGCCATTTCCTACAAAAACCATTCATGCATTAGATCTGGCTGAGAGAAGAACATCAAGTTTTCCAACTCCAGTTCTTGGGAGGGGATGAACTGTCTTTACTTCATATTTCTTATGATGTGCAGAGCAGAGATCCCATctgtgtttggggtttttgtttgttttgcgttttgtgtttttttcaatactttatctttttatttaaagtcaaggtagttaacatatactATAGtatttggtttcaggagtagaattcagtgactcatcgcttacatacaacacccagtgctcatcccaacatgtgccctctataatgcccatcacccatttagcccatcccccctccagcaactccatttgttctctatatttaagatatggtttgtcttcctgtttttatcttattttatttttccttcctttcccctatgttcatcttttgtttctttaattccacataggagtgaaatcacatatttatc
The Panthera uncia isolate 11264 chromosome A2, Puncia_PCG_1.0, whole genome shotgun sequence genome window above contains:
- the LOC125930222 gene encoding probable inactive serine protease 58; this translates as MKPSLVFTLLSAAGVILARESEADKLNLPEDFTIPYMVYLQSSPEPCVGSLIHPEWVLTAAHCPLPVKIRLGVYQPSVKNKKEQIRNYSLIVPSPEFKAQSLENDLMLIKLSKAAALNSHVGTIAISMEPLAFNDSCFIPTWTWNEYKNLSDPDILTWINQYSLPLNDCQNMVGQIMAARIMCVGQPLNILSRIKEVSAAPAICDGRLHGILSWAKGSITLGSEGFFTEVYHHARWILKVINNH